The Amyelois transitella isolate CPQ chromosome 20, ilAmyTran1.1, whole genome shotgun sequence genome has a segment encoding these proteins:
- the LOC106131683 gene encoding deoxyuridine 5'-triphosphate nucleotidohydrolase translates to MTLFESRPTLKFARITENAFTPRKGSEKAAGLDMKSAYDAVVPARGKALIKTDLQVELPPGCYGRVAPRSGLALKNSIDVGAGVIDEDYRGNIGIVLFNHSDEDFQVKKGDRIAQLICERIYYPEVEEVKNLNETKRGESGFGSTGTQ, encoded by the exons ATGACTCTTTTCGAAAGTCGACCAACCTTAAAATTCGCACGCATTACTGAAAATGCTTTTACTCCACGAAAGGGGTCTGAAAAAGCAGCTGGTTTAGACATGAAAAG TGCTTATGATGCTGTAGTTCCAGCTCGTGGGAAAGCACTTATCAAAACTGACTTGCAAGTTGAACTGCCACCGGGTTGCTATGGGAGAGTGGCTCCTCGTTCAGGTCTAGCATTGAAAAACAGTATTGATGTAGgag CTGGTGTTATTGATGAGGATTATCGCGGCAACATTGGTATTGTGCTGTTCAACCATTCTGATGAAGACTTCCAAGTGAAGAAAGGAGACCGCATAGCACAGCTGATTTGTGAACGGATTTATTATCCTGAAGTAGAGGAAGTGAAAAACTTAAATGAAACTAAGAGAGGAGAAAGTGGATTTGGATCTACAGGTACACAATAG
- the LOC106131480 gene encoding ubiquitin-conjugating enzyme E2-17 kDa produces the protein MSTPARRRLMRDFKRLQEDPPTGVSGAPTDNNIMIWNAVIFGPHDTPFEDGTFKLTIEFTEEYPNKPPTVRFVSKMFHPNVYADGGICLDILQNRWSPTYDVSAILTSIQSLLSDPNPNSPANSMAAQLYKENRREYEKRVKACVEQSFID, from the exons atgtcaaCTCCTGCCAGAAGACGCCTGATGAGAGATTTTAAACG TTTACAAGAGGACCCACCCACTGGTGTATCGGGAGCTCCTACTGACAATAACATTATGATCTGGAATGCTGTGATATTCGGACCTCACGACACTCCATTTGAAGACGGCACCTTTAAACTCACAATAGAATTTACAGAAGAATATCCAAACAAACCTCCCACAGTGAGATTTGTGTCAAAAATGTTTCACCCGAATGTATATGCTGATGGGGGTATATGTTTAGACATCCTGCAAAACAGATGGAGCCCTACATATGATGTTTCAGCTATTTTAACTTCTATACAG tCGTTACTCAGTGACCCAAACCCCAATTCACCTGCTAACTCAATGGCTGCACAACTGTACAAGGAGAACAGGAGGGAATATGAAAAACGGGTGAAAGCTTGTGTAGAACAATCGTTTATCGACTAG
- the LOC106131434 gene encoding uncharacterized protein LOC106131434 gives MAPAGNLSHPVSARAVSVVLILLSVSAGGERQCSWCGPLAEQVHRSQRAPSCDDPGVTTCDDGFPHCAIVATSPPYVESRLCVKLYQDECYSIFCNSSRTWRMTCPCRGDLCNKKKTEREDEAFAFLATLGSKIQNLRIKKRTVTHAKFISRTENKTIVNNEDNYNDGNTDIRLNDKDISQVENNNVMETEIKGPDDVMPTNNNVFNARKNDINNEGSTNYTTSAIPTVENDNKKTTINADDDKNMNINAYVAASTNSPNVGSVVNDMPRPTEISVSTTQSEPKEELPRSLVETTVETQHKDINVDVDNNIDRAAEIPATEKNIDEKISMKPDLKPNAAMPTAEALQQNSSPSVVTEKSQPITDQTTETTVMMTTRGQDHITATPDPMKMKKNNAVVKSLHYSLISFWVILYFI, from the exons ATGGCGCCAGCGGGTAACTTGAGCCATCCAGTGAGCGCGAGGGCCGTAAGCGTAGTTCTCATCCTGCTAAGTG tTTCAGCGGGCGGTGAGCGGCAATGCTCTTGGTGCGGTCCCCTAGCTGAGCAAGTGCACCGTAGTCAGCGCGCGCCATCTTGCGACGACCCCGGAGTCACCACCTGCGACGACGGATTCCCACACTGCGCTATCGTGGCCACTTCACcac CCTACGTGGAGTCTAGACTATGCGTGAAATTGTACCAAGATGAATGCTACTCAATTTTCTGCAATTCCTCTCGGACTTGGCGAATGACATGCCCGTGCCGCGGGGACCtttgcaataaaaagaaaactgaaaGAGAAGATGAAGCTTTTGCATTTCTGGCTACACTTGGCTCGAAGATACAAAATCTCCGAATCAAGAAACGAACAGTTACCCACGCAAAATTTATATCTAGAACCGAAAATAAAACCATTGTAAATAACGAAGATAATTATAACGATGGCAACACTGATATAAGATTAAACGATAAAGATATAAGCCAAGTTGAAAACAATAATGTAATGGAAACAGAGATAAAAGGTCCAGATGACGTTATGCCTacaaataacaatgtattcaATGCTagaaaaaatgatataaacaACGAAGGAAGTACAAATTATACAACTTCGGCGATCCCAACCGttgaaaatgataataaaaaaaccacCATTAATGCTGATGATGACAAAAATATGAACATAAATGCATATGTGGCTGCAAGCACTAATTCCCCAAATGTTGGTTCAGTAGTTAATGATATGCCTCGGCCTACAGAAATTTCAGTAAGTACAACTCAAAGTGAACCTAAGGAGGAACTACCTAGATCCTTAGTAGAAACAACCGTAGAAACTCAACATAAAGACATAAATGTCGACGTGGACAATAACATTGACCGTGCAGCTGAAATACCAgctacagaaaaaaatattgatgaaaaaatttcaatgaaacCTGACTTAAAACCCAATGCTGCAATGCCAACAGCAGAAGCTCTTCAACAAAATTCGAGTCCATCAGTTGTTACTGAAAAGAGTCAACCAATTACTGATCAAACAACAGAGACGACTGTAATGATGACCACTCGAGGTCAAGATCATATTACAGCAACACCAGACCCTATGaagatgaagaaaaataatgcaGTTGTTAAATCTTTGCACTATTCACTTATATCATTTTGGGtgattttatactttatataa
- the LOC106131707 gene encoding RNA exonuclease 1 homolog, whose protein sequence is MLPSTGYFKGINCPFYDSGLCERPYCHFRHVKKESLCVNNDGIESGAILQKLVSAAVQKVLQQTDTNTTVNTTQLATVNVEDKSIVSCVQAASKITYNPTPISELNKISCTDTDNNEDNELRKRHIPVPYTPRKPASVPIKRPPDTNGSSKPFIYNPPPLKYSPGSAELVQIDPYTPKGTIESKDKYLPGTQSVEVQEYTPKETIQHSSNKQNYIPSDRSISKKKILEYKPVKINPKAATPSVTYQPTPRSQVPYFSSDEEEPDNKKRKISGDLNELDDLGPEFDILDQILDEEKQGDITLDKNKTKKETAHTAKENNRYKESSENKDKKLDGKKQNEIKESAKTSQSSKSRSDKSHKSSTHDREKSKHRSKSSDKTTQKSSSKEHNQDRSKDVKKKDDKYSKQKKDKSSEKKHNSSSNISDDKSKHKKYFSKDSDKHSRHSSSSKSKERHKDKNHKASKSSRESKEKHKKRKKDKVNDLSDSDNHYQESASLDLNEDELSVLSDSDEESRALECKRIFEEYVPEPVEKNNTDVENKVENEQENEYIPTKKRISRTGDKNIKVTPRAPIKPDYKVNAAQAMAERLQKVREFHASKNPPQVPDSSRIITKTDVNKILPNNTPSSGTTKIRIAHVPYASTMINAKKTIQPSISASKSEPSTSNSTIVQTIKKGAQRVAHIPNDKFIDRPGVLEPLASKIAANIRSTYLNMMIDECLKIYLSATDAYARAQHEELATSKKCSTVQIYKNSAVLTVSRLRKELQECNGVKKSGSDCITLQKLPNTISGKSNNTGSWSIENKNRKLIDTQEFSGPRLYDNIKKWILTEEQLRENGFPRPHPSGEKGRATIYSQNKQKPPKGLIRTCCRCKKDYTVDKKGFPAFKEECIYHPNNKYRVRGEARYQCCSQDGTSDGCCIAPSHVYEYVDYDNLRGYVTTLPPEVIRDDYGVYSLDCEMCYTTHGLDLTRVTVINSSCKVVYETLIKPLHPIIDYNTRYSGITEEHMAKVRTTLLEVQATLLTMFNSKTILIGHSLESDFKALKLVHETVIDTSVLFPHKMGPPYKRALRNLSSEYLKKIIQNSVEGHDSAEDATVCMELLHYKLKEDLKTR, encoded by the coding sequence ATGCTTCCATCAACTGGGTATTTCAAAGGAATTAATTGTCCTTTTTATGATAGCGGGTTATGCGAGAGACCTTATTGTCATTTTCGCCATGTTAAGAAGGAATCATTATGTGTTAATAATGATGGCATTGAAAGTGGAGCGATTCTACAAAAATTGGTGTCGGCAGCGGTTCAGAAGGTTCTCCAGCAAACAGACACGAATACTACAGTAAATACAACACAACTCGCAACTGTTAATGTCGAGGACAAGAGTATAGTAAGTTGTGTGCAGGCTGCAAGTAAAATTACCTACAACCCCACACCCATTTCGGAGCTCAATAAAATATCCTGTACCGATACTGATAATAATGAAGACAATGAATTAAGAAAACGGCATATACCAGTACCATACACCCCTAGAAAGCCTGCTAGTGTGCCTATCAAAAGACCTCCAGACACTAATGGTTCATCAaaaccttttatttataatccaCCACCACTCAAATACTCACCAGGTAGTGCTGAATTGGTGCAAATTGATCCATATACACCAAAAGGTACAATTGAGTCCAAAGATAAATACTTGCCAGGTACTCAGTCAGTAGAAGTGCAAGAGTATACACCAAAAGAGACCATACAACATTCttccaataaacaaaattacattccATCAGACAGAAGTATAAGTAAAAAGAAGATATTAGAATATAAACCTGTTAAGATTAACCCTAAAGCTGCCACACCATCTGTTACATATCAACCGACCCCGCGTTCCCAAGTTCCATACTTTTCGAGTGACGAAGAAgaacctgataataaaaagagaaagatATCTGGTGACTTAAATGAATTAGATGACTTAGGACCAGAATTTGATATCCTAGATCAAATATTAGATGAAGAGAAACAGGGTGATATTactttagataaaaataaaacaaaaaaagagaCAGCACATACAGCTAAAGAAAATAACAGATATAAGGAAAGCTctgaaaataaagacaaaaaactagatggaaaaaaacaaaacgaaattaAAGAATCCGCTAAGACATCACAAAGTAGTAAATCTAGATCTGATAAGAGTCACAAGTCTTCAACACATGACAGAGAAAAGAGTAAACACAGAAGCAAAAGTTCTgataaaacaacacaaaaaagctCAAGTAAAGAACACAATCAAGATAGAAGTAAAGATGTTAAAAAGAAGGatgataaatattcaaaacaaaagaaagataAAAGTAGTGAGAAAAAACACAATTCTAGTTCAAACATTTCAGATGACAAATCTAAACATAAGAAGTATTTCTCAAAAGATTCAGATAAGCATTCAAGGCATTCTAGTAGTTCAAAATCCAAAGAGAGGCATAAAGACAAAAATCACAAGGCTTCCAAAAGTTCTAGAGAAtctaaagaaaaacataaaaaaagaaagaaagataaAGTTAATGATTTATCAGATAGTGATAATCATTATCAAGAGTCAGCCAgtttagatttaaatgaagATGAGCTGTCTGTCTTATCTGATTCTGATGAAGAGAGTAGAGCATTGGAATGTAAAAGAATATTTGAAGAGTATGTTCCTGAAcctgttgaaaaaaataatacagatgTAGAAAACAAGGTTGAAAATGAACAAGAAAATGAATATATACCCACCAAGAAACGAATTTCTAGAACTGGTGATAAAAACATTAAGGTTACCCCAAGGGCACCTATAAAACCAGATTACAAAGTTAATGCTGCACAAGCAATGGCTGAAAGACTACAGAAAGTTAGAGAATTTCATGCTTCTAAGAATCCACCACAGGTACCTGATAGTAGtagaattataacaaaaacagatgtaaataaaatcctGCCCAATAATACTCCTTCAAGTGGTACCACTAAAATTCGCATTGCCCATGTGCCTTATGCATCAACTATGATAAATGCAAAGAAAACTATTCAGCCAAGTATTAGTGCCTCTAAAAGTGAACCTTCAACAAGTAACAGTACCATAGTGCAGACCATCAAGAAAGGAGCTCAAAGAGTTGCGCATATCCCTAATGATAAGTTCATTGACCGTCCAGGTGTGTTAGAGCCATTGGCCTCTAAAATTGCTGCAAACATTAGATCAACTTACTTAAACATGATGATTGATgagtgtttaaaaatttaccttAGTGCAACAGATGCATATGCTAGAGCTCAACATGAAGAACTGGCTACAAGTAAAAAGTGCTCTACtgtacaaatatacaaaaactCTGCTGTTTTAACTGTAAGCAGATTACGGAAAGAACTACAAGAATGTAATGGTGTGAAAAAGTCTGGTTCTGATTGTATAACGCTACAGAAACTTCCAAACACAATATCAGGGAAATCTAATAATACTGGGTCTTGGAgtatagaaaacaaaaataggaaACTGATTGACACACAAGAATTTAGTGGACCTAGACTGTacgataatattaaaaaatggaTTTTAACAGAAGAACAGTTGAGAGAAAATGGCTTCCCTAGACCTCATCCCAGTGGTGAGAAAGGTAGAGCTACAATATATAGCCAGAATAAGCAAAAACCACCAAAAGGGTTAATTAGAACATGTTGTAGGTGTAAGAAAGATTATACTGTAGATAAAAAAGGGTTCCCTGCATTCAAAGAAGAATGTATTTATCatcctaataataaatacagagTCCGTGGAGAGGCACGATACCAATGTTGCAGTCAAGATGGAACTAGTGATGGATGTTGTATAGCACCATCTCATGTATATGAATATGTTGATTATGATAACTTGAGAGGATATGTAACAACCTTGCCACCAGAAGTTATAAGGGATGATTATGGTGTATATTCTTTAGATTGTGAAATGTGTTATACAACCCATGGCTTGGATTTAACTAGAGTTACAGTGATAAATTCTTCTTGCAAAGTTGTTTATGAAACTCTTATAAAACCTTTACACCCTATTATTGATTACAATACAAGATATTCTGGAATTACTGAAGAACACATGGCCAAAGTGAGAACAACACTGTTAGAAGTTCAGGCTACTCTTTTAACCATGTTTAATAGTAAAACTATCCTGATTGGACACAGTTTAGAATCTGACTTTAAAGCCCTTAAACTAGTGCATGAGACTGTTATCGACACAAGTGTTTTGTTTCCTCATAAAATGGGTCCTCCATATAAAAGAGCCTTGAGAAATTTATCATCAGAATATCTGAAGAAAATTATCCAAAATTCTGTTGAAGGTCATGACAGTGCAGAGGATGCTACAGTATGCATGGAACTCcttcattataaattaaaagaagatCTTAAAACCAGATGA
- the LOC106131476 gene encoding coiled-coil domain-containing protein 174 — protein MNDHQAKKILFNKSTLVSLKAELLRKQEEVNEKKQLPRNKIEHFKPAARKTSQTATEANTPKKSFKDNLKAFDIEELEACRKAKLALEKKAELYAHLSDGVGTSQLAGRFLVDFNIKKQQEHTPNNAATETEAEDGGSCEVDESDWTEFTDCLGRTRKCLKSDLEYFKEKDAQLFKAKDKSSTHVADENIRKDIDKPPAKPFLVQKTNDYLQSLREKWEEKERELLAKDKDIHYQDLLFDEARMHGVGYYSFSTDETERKKQMEELIKRRQETLQAQQEAEEERMKREELMAARVAAARARQRARAGLPPEEEPKEKPKDFATCLLEFLNQQKEEADVKAKEEENRIKEEKEKERQKLRESYVRDWDIGKEGVEEKVKKFREMTQEEYVEQQRDKRIEEFAPPQTSSASNSQFTFDTKGSIVDAETNAPVKKTWADVRRKRAETPPDIFIPNEEKGLYFSTSKKTETKVKYRNFTKSQEPSLIINELENDGSEGKNQNDSEELLSNAEFAPPPTYDYYGPPPTKYRRQEKPFQSDIREAYAQGAKSLEAKSNCKKLPRHYDFTFD, from the exons ATGAATGACCATCAGgccaaaaagattttattcaataaatctaCG CTAGTGAGTCTTAAAGCAGAATTACTAAGAAAGCAAGAAGAAGTGAATGAAAAGAAGCAGCTACCtcgaaataaaattgaacattTTAAACCAGCTGCCAGAAAGACAAGCCAGACGGCAACGGAAGCTAATACCCCAAAGAAAAGCTTCAAAGATAACCTAAAGGCGTTTGATATAGAGGAACTAGAAGCATGTAGAAAGGCAAA attAGCATTAGAAAAAAAGGCAGAACTCTATGCACACTTGTCAGATGGTGTGGGCACTTCTCAACTGGCTGGAAGATTTTTGGTGGATTTCAACATTAAGAAGCAGCAGGAGCACACTCCAAATAATGCAGCTACTGAGACTGAGGCTGAGGATGGTGGTAGCTGTGAGGTTGATGAAAGTGACTG GACGGAATTCACAGACTGTCTGGGTCGTACACGAAAATGTCTCAAATCTGACTTagaatatttcaaagaaaaagaTGCACAGTTATTTAAGGCAAAGGATAAATCAAGTACTCATGTTGCAGATGAAAATATTAGAAAG GATATAGATAAACCACCAGCAAAGCCGTTCCTCGTTCAGAAGACAAATGACTACCTCCAGTCTTTGCGTGAGAAGTGGGAAGAAAAGGAGAGGGAGTTGCTTGCAAAAGACAAAGATATACATTATCAAGACTTGCTATTTGATG AGGCCCGCATGCACGGCGTTGGTTATTACTCATTCAGTACTGATGAGACGGAACGTAAGAAACAAATGGAAGAGCTGATCAAACGTCGTCAAGAGACTTTGCAAGCTCAACAGGAGGCCGAGGAGGAGAGGATGAAACGTGAAGAGCTAATGGCGGCTCGAGTGGCGGCTGCTAGGGCGAGGCAGAGGGCCAGGGCTGGGTTGCCGCCCGAAGAGGAACCTAAAG aAAAACCAAAGGACTTTGCAACTTGCTTGCTGGAATTCCTAAATCAACAAAAAGAAGAAGCTGATGTAAAAGCAAAGGAAGAAGAAAACAGAatcaaagaagaaaaagaaaaggaacgGCAAAAATTGCGGGAATCTTATGTTCGTGATTGGGACATCGGCAAAGAAGGCGTTGAGGAAAAGGTGAAGAAATTCAGAGAAATGACTCAAGAAGAATATGTAGAACAGCAAAGAGACAAACGAATTGAAGAATTCGCACCACCACAAACATCTTCTGCCTCTAATTCTCAATTCACGTTCGACACTAAAGGCAGTATAGTAGACGCTGAGACCAATGCTCCAGTTAAAAAAACTTGGGCTGATGTAAGACGAAAACGGGCAGAAACCCCACCAGACATTTTTATTCCGAATGAAGAAAAAGGCCTTTATTTTTCGACTAGTAAGAAAACTGAAACTAAAGTTAAGTATCGGAACTTTACAAAAAGCCAAGAGCCGAGTCTTATAATCAATGAATTAGAAAATGATGGAAGTGAAggtaaaaatcaaaatgacTCCGAAGAACTGTTATCTAATGCAGAATTTGCTCCACCGCCAACATACGATTATTATGGACCTCCACCAACAAAATATCGTAGACAAGAAAAACCATTCCAGTCTGACATTAGGGAAGCCTACGCCCAAGGTGCAAAGAGCCTAGAAGCCAaatcaaattgtaaaaaattacctaGGCATTATGATTTTACttttgattga